The following are from one region of the Ignavibacteriota bacterium genome:
- a CDS encoding M20/M25/M40 family metallo-hydrolase, whose protein sequence is MKSILTSQLKSPSGKRYLIIFLILFLNSKSGYGQNTDAGLEIVQSENLLSIVRTLCSEEFDGRLPGSEGYKKAAKFAADKFEQAGLIPAGDEKYFQYLNVEYNQIDTPVVFKAVVAKELYFFQHGKDYVFRGFTGSGNLNLPVVFCGYGISRPDLGYDDYHDIDVTNKVVLVFKQNPSWKINDQQWGNENPREKSQVAFKHGAKGILFVSRPNDSKPQPLIGSVLHGDGDQLEDFPQLHVSIDLANDLLTGTGVSINECQSKIDSNKAQFSFHTESKVDIKVKANYEKNAKTMNVVGLIEGTDPELKEEYLIIGAHLDHVGSQAGLLFPGANDNASGSAGVLQLAEAFMKSELKPKRNILFVLFASEEQGLLGSKFFVENLNLPAGKAGIDTSKIIAMLNLDCIGYGDSIQVGNGKSSPELWKLADEIDRTNSNLMVNDTWSGGGADLTPFYEKNIPGLYFVSRYSYDHLHLPTDLPETFNLSLYKSIVKLVYLTARKIADGNYLREK, encoded by the coding sequence ATGAAATCAATACTCACATCACAATTAAAATCTCCATCAGGAAAACGGTATCTGATAATATTTCTAATATTATTTCTGAATAGCAAAAGCGGATATGGACAGAATACTGATGCTGGACTTGAAATTGTTCAGTCTGAAAACCTTCTTTCTATTGTCCGAACTCTCTGCTCAGAAGAATTTGACGGAAGACTTCCCGGAAGTGAAGGATACAAGAAAGCAGCAAAGTTTGCAGCAGATAAGTTTGAACAAGCAGGACTAATCCCCGCGGGAGATGAAAAATATTTTCAGTATTTAAATGTAGAATATAACCAGATTGATACGCCGGTTGTTTTTAAAGCGGTTGTAGCAAAGGAACTTTATTTTTTTCAGCATGGAAAAGATTATGTCTTCAGAGGATTTACCGGATCGGGAAATCTAAACCTGCCGGTTGTATTTTGTGGATATGGTATATCAAGACCGGATCTTGGTTATGACGATTATCATGATATAGACGTAACAAACAAAGTAGTTTTAGTTTTCAAACAAAATCCTTCCTGGAAAATAAACGATCAACAATGGGGAAATGAAAATCCAAGAGAAAAGTCACAGGTTGCTTTTAAACATGGAGCAAAAGGAATTTTATTTGTTTCTCGTCCAAACGACTCCAAACCGCAACCGCTTATAGGAAGCGTACTGCACGGAGACGGAGATCAGCTCGAAGATTTTCCGCAGTTACATGTTTCAATTGATCTTGCAAATGATTTGTTGACCGGAACAGGCGTATCAATAAATGAATGTCAAAGTAAGATTGATAGTAATAAAGCACAATTTTCTTTTCACACCGAAAGCAAAGTGGATATTAAAGTTAAAGCAAATTATGAGAAGAATGCAAAAACTATGAATGTAGTCGGACTCATTGAGGGAACGGATCCGGAACTAAAAGAAGAGTATCTGATAATAGGCGCACATCTTGACCATGTCGGTTCGCAGGCGGGGCTTTTATTTCCGGGTGCAAACGACAACGCTTCCGGATCAGCGGGTGTTTTGCAGCTTGCTGAAGCTTTTATGAAAAGCGAATTGAAACCCAAAAGAAATATTCTGTTTGTTCTTTTTGCATCAGAAGAACAAGGCCTTTTAGGATCAAAGTTTTTTGTTGAGAATTTAAACCTGCCTGCCGGAAAGGCAGGGATTGATACCAGCAAAATAATTGCAATGTTGAACCTCGATTGTATTGGATATGGAGACAGTATTCAGGTCGGCAACGGAAAAAGTTCTCCGGAATTGTGGAAACTTGCGGATGAAATTGACCGGACAAATTCAAATCTTATGGTTAACGATACCTGGAGCGGCGGTGGAGCGGATCTCACTCCGTTTTATGAAAAGAATATTCCAGGATTATATTTCGTTTCCCGATACAGCTATGATCACTTGCATCTTCCAACTGACCTGCCAGAAACATTTAATCTGTCTTTATATAAAAGCATAGTTAAGCTTGTATATTTAACAGCGAGAAAAATAGCAGACGGCAATTACCTGCGGGAAAAATAA